gaaattcGTTGCAGACTAAAGCGGCGAGGAGGAAGACGAGGATTTAAGGTTATATTGAATTAATGAAATGGTAGGTGGTGTACTACATAGTTTGACTGGTGGGAAATTGAAACAACGCTATGACGCCAAAATTGGGAATTGGATTCCCATTAAAATCATCTCACCATCTTaccgttttaaaacatgtctgttcCAGAAAGTTTTTcactttgttttcctctttcCGTGTAGAATCTTACTATTCACTCCCTTAACCGACTACGTTTctcctttatttctttttctaacagatatgagatctcacattctaTCTCAGAGTCCCACCTGCTATGTTGAGTGGCATTGTTACTTATACGAGACTatctcatgtatttatagatgtgtATAATGAGAATTACAGAGACTTGATACATgataacaaaccagtaaattATAGATTTGGTAATAAACCAATAAATTGTAGATTCTCTTTTATccattgtaaaaaaaaattagagtaaaAACAAGTAAATTAGTATATTATCTTATTATGTATAGATACAATCTATTCTAAGACCACTCATTGGCACATCACCTAACaactgactctgataccatcgGTAACAATCTAAGTCAccttagtagatattatctattttggtctgttacatGTCCCCCAACAACTTCACAATCTTATAATAAGTTTGTTAGGAGAGGTTTTTGTAACCTTATAAAAAGACTTAATTTTCGCTTCTAAttaacgtgagatctcactgGTTCACATTTTGGTgcagagatatatatatatatatagatctTGCAGTAactgttttattattattatttatttatttatttgaagaagaCTATAGTACTGATAGCACATAAAAGTCATATCTAAtgctataaatatttattaaattttgaaattgtttatatttttaaaatatcccTCATGTGTGATGGTTGGAAGCCAGCAAGACAGAGAAATATATTCACTTTTCACATGAGCCCAAAACCCGAtaccgacccgacccgaccgaCCCAATCATAAACATCAAATTACCCGCTAATTCCCCCCGAATTCCGGCGggtatttcatttaatttccaCCGTTTTAGCCGAATTAAACTCCcacttgaatttaaaaaattaattagaaaaaaggaataaaaatataacatgACGATGGCGGAACATGTGGTTGTGGCTGACGAcctagtttaattaattttgtcatTGACCACAACACAAATAAGACAAGGATGGACCTaggaataaaatataataaataataaacatttgtattttaaatttcattttattttaacatatatacataaaattaattcataagGTAAGTTTTTGTACtataggttaaaaaaaatatcacaaTATATTTCTTGTAcgcttttaaaaattaataccaAAATTAATACCGTATCCAATCCAATGATCctcctttttctattttattttatatttatctctttattttgatttttttttccctttttcataTTCACTTTATTAGAAACTCGGTTGCGTGAAGAATCACGGTGTGTTCGTGCTATCTCGCCAAAAGATTCTCTTTTTATGTATGTTGCTTgtaatttaagtattttataaaaataattacatttattttctgtaaataatatttactaattGGATTTGATTGGCTAATACAACGCGGTTATTATTTGAAGGTAAGTTTTTTTGTGTACAAATATTGCATGCGGctttccttttaaataaatatgtatttattataaattaaattcttatGCCTATTTTCCTcttatgaaaatatatttaattttgggagCCTATTTATGAAATTCATTACAATTAATTACAGTTTTGCCTGGAATCTGTACTTTCTTTGACCTGCGCTAACGTACGCCGTCACTGTGttttgttataatttattatgctttttacttttttgttttaactgtaatgtaaaagtaaaagtaaaaagtaaaaggcGGTTAGGGTGGGGTACACTAACCTCACCTCTGCAGTGCGGCTGCCTATTTTCACGTTACATGACAGTTACCACTGGGCGCCAACCCTAGGTTTACTTCCTATATGGGCCCTACTACCGCTAcgtcatttttattattaattaatttaatttatttatttaaaatttaaaaaattaaaaatttaataatagtGGCGCCAACGCCAACTGGCGCAAGCTTTGTGGAAGGGACGCTTTACAAATGAAGGTGCACGTAGTTACACTCGCCCCTTGCCCCTCTAATTATgtgtatattatttttatttttatttttatttttattattatttttattttattttattttatttcctttttctataaaaattcgtttccttttttttgctATAAAGAAACCCTTTCTTTTAAATCTCTGCCTcccttcatcttcttcgatTCTCTTCTGTGTTTCAGAATTTCTTggttttctctgtttctttctccttacTGTAACGATTTGGTGTTGTAATTGGTCGGTGGTGATGGCTGAGAGTTTAGACGACGGCGAGTTTTGGCTTCCTCCTCAGTTTCTTTCTGACGATGATGACGACCAAGAGAGTTCTGCTACTAATAAGAACAATGGCCGGAATTCGTTCGGTTCGACTGCTTTTCAGTCTGGACGGCCGTCGTTTCCGCTTGAGTTTGGGACTTTTGGTGGATTTTCGGATTTTAGTTCTACTGCTGAATCGTTGAAGGGTTCGAGTGAGACGGAGAGTGATCTGGAGGATATTGTCGCTGGATTGACTCTTCATATGGCTCGCTCCACCGTTGATGATGGTCTTGATTCTGATAATGCTAAGGTTTCAACTCGAAGCTGATTCGATTTGATTTTTGATGGTTGCTCtgttaattttatgtctaatctttaggttttttttttcaggaaagAGTTTTGGCTGGATCTCCACAGTCGACTCTCTGCGATATGGGGAGTGGTAGTGGCTGTAGTCAAGGTTCTAGTCGAGGAAGTCCTAAAAGCAATTGTAAGGTTCCATCTCCGCCGGCTACATGGGATCTGCTGCATGCGGCTGCAGGACAAGTAGCGAGGATGCGAATGACGGAGAATCATGGAGTTGTTCATCAAAACAGAGGAACACCTCAAGTTTCTGTTCCAGTGAAGAACTCGAGCTCCGATACCGGGTTCTACCAGCAGTTGCAGGCTATGCAAGTAAATCTCTCATCTCAACTCCTTTGTgcgatttaaattaatttttcagtTGAGATCTGTGTTTCTGTTGAATTAGCCGTCTATTTCGGTTCGTTATTGGATTCAATATTCTTTCGCAGTTTCAGCATCTACAACAGAAGGAAATTATGCAGCGACAAAACCTGACCGTCGCTGAGCAGATAAATTATCATGCAGGGTATCAACAACAACAGATCCATCAAATAGTTCATAACGGAATGAGGAGCGGTCGGGGATTGTCGTCATCTCCATGGCGTCAACCGCCACAGGGCGCCGGTGCGAGGGCTCTGTTTGTTGGAACACCAGGCGGCAAAAGGGAATGCGCTGGAACTGGTGTATTTTTGCCTCGCCATACCGCCACTCATTCtcaacagagaagaaagccaGGTCCGTCCTCTACTTTCATCTTCCTAAAAGCTTAATTATGCTCATATGGAAACAGTTTGGTAAAGGAAGAGGGCATTAAATTCTTCAACCTCACCAATTTTACACGAATTTATGTTTGGTAATGAATTAAACTAAATCACGAGTTCCCTTTTCGACCCACAGATTGTCCTACGGTGTTGGTTCCTGCCAGAGTGATGCAAGCCCTGAATCTTAACCTCGAAGACATTTGCAGTCAACCCCATCTTCAACCCGTCGCCGCCGCACGATTCAATTCAGATAACGGTAA
This portion of the Cucurbita pepo subsp. pepo cultivar mu-cu-16 chromosome LG08, ASM280686v2, whole genome shotgun sequence genome encodes:
- the LOC111800546 gene encoding uncharacterized protein LOC111800546 is translated as MAESLDDGEFWLPPQFLSDDDDDQESSATNKNNGRNSFGSTAFQSGRPSFPLEFGTFGGFSDFSSTAESLKGSSETESDLEDIVAGLTLHMARSTVDDGLDSDNAKERVLAGSPQSTLCDMGSGSGCSQGSSRGSPKSNCKVPSPPATWDLLHAAAGQVARMRMTENHGVVHQNRGTPQVSVPVKNSSSDTGFYQQLQAMQFQHLQQKEIMQRQNLTVAEQINYHAGYQQQQIHQIVHNGMRSGRGLSSSPWRQPPQGAGARALFVGTPGGKRECAGTGVFLPRHTATHSQQRRKPDCPTVLVPARVMQALNLNLEDICSQPHLQPVAAARFNSDNDVLLRLQFNRGANYQKRNSRRQAATENEIKLPQEWTY